One region of Skermanella mucosa genomic DNA includes:
- a CDS encoding glutathione S-transferase family protein, translated as MRTLYHFWLSPSSRKVRIALGEKGLDFELQVEKISDRRPEFLAMNPAGDVPVLVEEDGTALADHGAICEYLDEFYPDKPLIGTTPAERAETRRLASWFDGKFNNEVTENLVGEKLIKRYLGWGYPHAPAIRAGLQNIHYHLDYIAYLAERRNWLAGDSFSLADIAAGAHLSAVDYLGDVPWDDHPEARLWYSRIKSRRSFRPLLSDSLPGNPPPAHYADLDF; from the coding sequence ATGCGAACCCTTTATCACTTCTGGCTCTCACCGTCCTCACGCAAAGTGCGTATCGCGCTGGGCGAGAAGGGGCTCGACTTCGAACTGCAGGTCGAGAAGATATCTGACCGCCGTCCCGAGTTCCTGGCGATGAACCCGGCGGGCGACGTCCCCGTGCTGGTCGAGGAAGACGGGACGGCGCTGGCGGACCACGGCGCCATCTGCGAGTACCTCGACGAATTCTATCCGGACAAGCCGCTGATCGGGACCACGCCGGCCGAACGGGCGGAAACCCGCCGGCTGGCCTCCTGGTTCGACGGCAAGTTCAACAACGAGGTGACCGAGAACCTGGTCGGCGAGAAGCTGATCAAGCGCTATCTCGGCTGGGGCTATCCCCACGCGCCGGCGATCCGCGCCGGGCTGCAGAACATCCACTACCATCTCGACTACATAGCCTATCTGGCGGAGCGGCGGAACTGGCTGGCCGGCGACAGTTTCAGCCTGGCGGACATCGCCGCCGGCGCCCACCTGTCCGCGGTCGATTACCTGGGCGACGTGCCGTGGGACGACCATCCGGAGGCCCGCCTGTGGTATTCGCGGATCAAGTCGCGCCGCAGCTTCCGGCCGCTGCTGTCCGACAGCCTGCCCGGCAATCCGCCTCCAGCCCATTACGCCGACCTGGACTTCTGA
- a CDS encoding PAS domain S-box protein — MTQQRVTPTIFLRIYALLLIVVVAMLGYNEWTTRSDALMQAAEKSRALANLATEHTLRMFEINDIALRSAVEHFSELDITRLGDSWSDWDYLATLEASSIGSELAQIRHMLIIDPNGTVRIHSRRYLVEPMDSSRNDFFQAHKDTSGPSLFVGAPSMDGGGTDLYFSMSRRISRPRDGAFAGVAAAAVKPDISRRFFDSMAAGSHGILFLMHEDGTIITSHPFRENLIGRKLPDKSLLDTIRQSQPQTPASVDVKCCFDEMDRILAYQRVGTLPLFVAVGLAKTDVLADWTRDLVQNALITGIVLTGFTTVVVVMLGQYRRQVLAHGLLSATYDAAGTGFCMVDADGRVVRANAAYGTLCGIPERQLVQRPFIEVFPPDERNRAQDLLRFGHPGDQLPPQILKLRHSDGRIRRVLITVGGFSDASGQLFLMVAANDVTDRERQEERLRESERRLRQAQRIAGIGWWTIDLGTGGVVWSDTLYEIWGRDPDLPPTLESWRSSIHPEDRSRLNDADLADGPDCTREYRIIRPDGTERHVREEFTRSRAGGEQSKGEQTTRLFGIIQDVTELRENERALADSKARLRAVLDVAVTGILVHDEHGRIQLFNPAAEHLFGYRAAEAKGLTIDTLIPPLPSATGTQPILGVAREVTARTRDGRTFPAYLAVDEYVADGHRMSVGVLLDISEQKRREQEIFQARDRLERQAADLSVLARKLDQARREAEETRGLAEAASRAKSEFLAHMSHELRTPLNAILGFSEIMDQEYFGPLGSPRYTEYNRNVLDSARHLLSLINDILDLSKIEAGRYELEEEHVDLTRIIDPVIRLVRERALRKDLTLKTAIDRLPPVMGDERALKQILINLLTNAVKFTERGGEIEVTGREEQSGDIVMTVRDTGIGIAADQMEKVLEPFGQTRNAYMAGESGTGLGLPITRSLVNLHGGTLELQSQPGVGTTVTIRLPAFRVIHPRLIAAT, encoded by the coding sequence GTGACCCAACAGCGTGTAACGCCGACCATCTTCCTGAGGATCTATGCGCTCCTGCTCATCGTGGTGGTAGCGATGCTGGGCTACAACGAGTGGACGACCCGGTCCGACGCGTTGATGCAGGCCGCCGAGAAGTCGCGCGCGCTGGCCAATCTCGCGACGGAGCACACCTTGCGCATGTTCGAGATCAACGACATCGCGTTGCGCAGCGCGGTCGAGCATTTCAGCGAGCTGGACATCACCCGCCTGGGCGATTCGTGGAGCGACTGGGACTATCTGGCGACGCTGGAGGCCAGCAGCATCGGCAGCGAGTTGGCGCAGATCCGGCACATGCTGATCATCGATCCGAACGGGACCGTCCGCATCCACTCCCGCCGCTATCTGGTCGAGCCGATGGACAGCTCCCGGAACGATTTCTTCCAGGCCCACAAGGACACCTCCGGACCCAGCCTGTTCGTCGGCGCCCCGTCCATGGACGGCGGCGGGACCGACCTTTATTTCTCGATGAGCCGCCGGATCAGCCGGCCGCGCGACGGCGCCTTCGCCGGCGTGGCGGCGGCGGCGGTCAAGCCGGACATCTCGCGCCGCTTCTTCGATTCGATGGCGGCGGGTTCCCACGGCATCCTGTTCCTGATGCACGAGGACGGGACCATCATCACCTCCCACCCGTTCCGGGAGAACCTGATCGGCCGGAAGCTGCCCGACAAGTCGCTGCTGGACACGATCCGGCAATCGCAGCCCCAGACGCCCGCATCGGTCGACGTCAAATGCTGCTTCGACGAGATGGATCGGATCCTGGCGTACCAGCGCGTCGGGACTTTGCCGCTGTTCGTCGCGGTCGGACTGGCGAAGACCGACGTCCTGGCGGACTGGACCCGCGACCTGGTCCAGAACGCGCTGATCACCGGCATCGTCCTCACGGGGTTCACGACGGTCGTGGTCGTGATGCTGGGGCAGTACCGCCGGCAGGTGCTCGCCCACGGCCTGCTGTCGGCGACCTACGACGCGGCGGGAACCGGCTTCTGCATGGTCGATGCCGACGGCAGGGTGGTCCGCGCCAACGCCGCCTACGGAACGCTGTGCGGCATTCCCGAGCGGCAGCTGGTGCAGCGCCCCTTCATCGAGGTATTCCCCCCCGACGAACGCAACCGGGCCCAAGACCTGCTGCGGTTCGGGCATCCCGGCGACCAGCTGCCGCCGCAGATCCTGAAACTGCGTCACTCCGACGGACGCATCCGCCGCGTCCTGATCACGGTCGGCGGCTTCTCCGATGCGTCTGGGCAGCTTTTCCTCATGGTGGCGGCCAACGACGTCACCGACCGCGAGCGGCAGGAGGAGAGGCTGCGCGAGAGCGAGCGCCGCCTCCGCCAGGCCCAGCGGATCGCCGGGATCGGCTGGTGGACGATCGATCTCGGGACCGGCGGCGTGGTCTGGTCCGACACCCTTTACGAGATCTGGGGACGCGACCCGGATTTGCCGCCGACCCTGGAGAGCTGGCGCTCGTCGATCCACCCGGAGGACCGGTCGCGCCTCAACGACGCGGACCTTGCGGACGGGCCGGACTGCACGCGCGAGTACCGGATCATCCGTCCCGACGGCACCGAGCGGCATGTCCGCGAGGAATTCACCCGGAGCCGGGCCGGCGGGGAACAGTCCAAGGGCGAGCAGACGACGAGGCTTTTCGGCATCATCCAGGATGTCACGGAACTGCGCGAGAACGAGCGCGCCCTGGCGGACAGCAAGGCACGGCTGCGCGCCGTCCTGGACGTGGCCGTGACCGGCATCCTGGTCCATGACGAGCATGGCAGGATCCAGCTCTTCAACCCGGCCGCGGAGCATCTGTTCGGCTACAGGGCCGCCGAGGCCAAGGGGCTGACGATCGACACGCTGATCCCGCCGCTCCCCTCCGCCACCGGAACCCAGCCGATCCTGGGGGTCGCCCGGGAGGTCACGGCGCGCACCCGCGACGGACGCACCTTCCCGGCCTACCTGGCGGTCGACGAGTATGTCGCCGACGGCCACCGCATGTCGGTCGGCGTGCTGCTGGACATCAGCGAGCAGAAGCGCCGCGAGCAGGAGATCTTCCAGGCGCGCGACCGGCTGGAACGCCAGGCGGCCGACCTGTCGGTGCTGGCCCGGAAGCTCGACCAGGCGCGGCGCGAGGCGGAGGAGACGAGGGGATTGGCCGAGGCCGCCAGCCGGGCCAAATCGGAATTCCTGGCCCACATGAGCCACGAGCTGCGCACCCCGCTGAACGCGATCCTGGGCTTCTCGGAAATCATGGACCAGGAGTATTTCGGACCGCTCGGGTCGCCCCGCTATACCGAGTACAACCGCAACGTCCTGGACAGCGCCCGCCACCTGCTGAGCCTGATCAACGACATCCTCGACCTGTCCAAGATCGAGGCCGGACGGTACGAGCTGGAAGAGGAGCATGTCGACCTGACCCGGATCATCGACCCGGTGATCCGGCTGGTCCGGGAGCGGGCGCTGCGCAAGGACCTGACCCTGAAGACCGCGATCGACCGACTGCCGCCGGTCATGGGCGACGAGCGGGCGCTGAAGCAGATCCTGATCAACCTGCTGACCAACGCGGTCAAGTTCACCGAACGCGGCGGCGAGATCGAGGTGACCGGCCGCGAGGAACAGAGCGGCGACATCGTCATGACGGTACGCGACACCGGCATCGGCATCGCCGCCGACCAGATGGAAAAGGTGCTGGAGCCGTTCGGCCAGACCCGGAACGCCTACATGGCCGGCGAATCGGGGACCGGCCTCGGCCTGCCCATCACCCGCTCGCTGGTCAACCTGCACGGCGGCACGCTCGAATTGCAGAGCCAGCCGGGAGTCGGAACCACCGTGACCATACGCCTGCCGGCCTTTCGGGTAATCCACCCGCGCCTGATCGCCGCCACCTGA
- a CDS encoding GNAT family N-acetyltransferase, producing the protein MPECAGTEIAVRLANGMDGQRCAEIFLASRRSAFHWQPAGSFVLEDYHRAIEDEEVWVAEIDGVVVGFASIYRPDNFVHNLFVDPRWQHRGVGTVLLERACSHLFRPARLKCLASNQGARAFYERNGWIVASATVSTDEPYILYQK; encoded by the coding sequence ATGCCTGAGTGTGCGGGAACGGAAATCGCCGTCCGACTGGCCAACGGGATGGACGGACAGCGTTGCGCCGAGATCTTCCTGGCTTCGCGCCGGTCAGCCTTCCACTGGCAGCCGGCAGGGTCCTTCGTGCTGGAGGATTATCATCGGGCGATCGAGGACGAGGAAGTCTGGGTCGCGGAGATCGACGGAGTCGTCGTCGGATTCGCCTCGATCTACCGGCCCGACAATTTCGTCCACAACCTGTTCGTCGATCCCCGCTGGCAGCACCGGGGCGTCGGGACCGTCCTGCTGGAGCGCGCCTGCTCCCACCTGTTCCGCCCAGCCCGACTGAAATGCCTCGCGTCCAACCAGGGCGCCCGGGCCTTCTACGAACGCAACGGGTGGATCGTGGCTTCGGCAACCGTTTCGACCGATGAGCCCTATATTCTCTATCAAAAATAA
- the gltB gene encoding glutamate synthase large subunit yields the protein MTREIPNQGEQFVAEYRANVEALTAVHAYDPADEHDACGVGMIAAIDGKPRRSVVEKGIEALKAVWHRGAVDADGKTGDGAGIHIQVPQQFFHDYVKLIGHIPPDRPLAVGQVFLPRLSLEAQERCRCIVETEILNFGYYIYGWRQVPVNVDIIGEKANATRPEIEQIIIGNAKGETDDRFELELYIIRRRIEAAVRAEQINDFYICTLSARSIVYKGMFLAEQLTSFYPDLLDERFVSNVAIYHQRYSTNTFPTWPLAQPFRMLAHNGEINTLKGNVNWMKAHETRMDHERFGPYVNDLKPVIPIGSSDSGALDAVFEVVARAGRSAPMTKTMLIPEALAAGDSMPAPHRALYGYINAVMEPWDGPAALAMTDGRWAVGGMDRNGLRPMRYTITSDGLLIAGSETGMVKVDESTVVEKGRLGPGQMIAVDLAEGKLYHDREIKDHLASQHPYDKWVGNITELDSLVKAAPAESAVLAKDELRRRQLAVGITMEDLETVLHPMVDEAKEAIGSMGDDSPMAVLSDKYRGLHHFFRQNFSQVTNPPIDSLRERRVMSLRTRLGNLGNILEEDATQCSLLQLESPVLTTAEFRAMREYMGETSAEIDCTFDVAGGPNALRDALRRIRQESEDAVRGGATHVILSDEQVSATRAPMPMILATGAVHTHLVRQQLRTFTSLNVRTSECMDVHYFAVLIGVGGTTVNAYLSQEAIADRHRRGLFGDMTLEQCLYRFKKAIDEGLLKIMSKMGISIISSYRGGCNFEAVGLSRALVAEHFPGMVSRISGIGLAGIQKKVLEQHAIAYSEDVIALPIGGFYKYRRNGERHAWEAGLIHMLQQAVATDSYATFKKYTEATNKRPPIQLRDLLDFRSTREAISVDEVESITALRKRFITPGMSLGALSPEAHGTLNVAMNRIGAKSDSGEGGEDPARFKPDKNGDNWNSAIKQIASGRFGVTAEYLNQCREIEIKVAQGAKPGEGGQLPGFKVTEMIAKLRHSTPGVMLISPPPHHDIYSIEDLAQLIYDLKQINPDAKVCVKLVSRSGIGTIAAGVAKANADVILVSGHVGGTGASPQTSIKYAGVPWEMGLSEVHQVLTLNRLRHRVRLRTDGGLKTGRDIVIAAMLGAEEYGVGTASLIAMGCIMVRQCHSNTCPVGVCVQDEELRKKFVGTPERVVNLFSFLAEEVREILAQLGFRTLNEVIGRTDLLHQVSRGGAHLDDLDLNPLLAQADPGDSARYCTMQGRNEVPDTLDARMIADARPLFEEGEKMQLAYNVRNTHRAIGTRLSAMITRKFGMTGLQPGHVTVRLRGSCGQSLGAFAVQGMKLEVLGDSNDYVGKGLSGGTITVRPTTSSPLKTNENTIIGNTVLYGATAGKLFAAGQAGERFAVRNSGAKVVVEGCGSNGCEYMTGGIAVILGSVGENFAAGMTGGMAFIYDEDGSFSRKVNEESVIFQRIEVPHYEALLRDLIAEHVAETQSKFAERLLNDWHLVRDNFWQVVPKEMVHRLDVPVRAPQAAD from the coding sequence ATGACCCGTGAAATCCCGAACCAGGGCGAGCAGTTCGTTGCCGAGTACCGGGCGAACGTCGAGGCCCTGACCGCGGTCCATGCCTACGATCCGGCCGACGAGCACGACGCCTGCGGCGTCGGCATGATCGCGGCGATCGACGGCAAGCCGCGGCGGTCCGTGGTGGAAAAGGGGATCGAGGCGCTGAAGGCCGTCTGGCACCGCGGCGCCGTGGATGCCGACGGCAAGACCGGCGACGGCGCCGGCATCCATATCCAGGTGCCGCAGCAGTTCTTCCACGACTACGTCAAGCTGATCGGCCACATCCCGCCGGACCGGCCGCTCGCGGTCGGCCAGGTGTTCCTGCCGCGCCTGTCGCTGGAGGCGCAGGAGCGCTGCCGCTGCATCGTCGAGACCGAGATCCTGAATTTCGGCTACTATATCTATGGCTGGCGCCAGGTGCCGGTGAACGTCGACATCATCGGCGAGAAGGCCAACGCGACCCGGCCCGAGATCGAGCAGATCATCATCGGCAACGCCAAGGGCGAGACCGACGACCGGTTCGAGCTGGAACTCTATATCATCCGCCGCCGGATCGAGGCCGCCGTGCGGGCCGAGCAGATCAACGACTTCTATATCTGCACGCTGTCGGCCCGCTCGATCGTCTACAAGGGCATGTTCCTGGCGGAACAGCTGACCTCCTTCTATCCCGACCTGCTGGACGAGCGCTTCGTCTCCAACGTGGCGATCTACCACCAGCGCTACTCGACCAACACGTTCCCGACCTGGCCGCTGGCCCAGCCGTTCCGCATGCTCGCCCACAACGGCGAGATCAACACGCTGAAGGGCAACGTGAACTGGATGAAGGCGCACGAGACGCGCATGGACCATGAGCGTTTCGGACCTTACGTCAACGACCTGAAGCCGGTGATCCCGATCGGCTCGTCGGACAGCGGCGCGCTGGACGCCGTGTTCGAGGTGGTCGCCCGCGCCGGCCGCTCCGCGCCGATGACCAAGACCATGCTGATCCCGGAAGCCCTGGCCGCCGGCGACAGCATGCCCGCACCTCACCGCGCGCTCTACGGCTACATCAACGCCGTGATGGAGCCGTGGGACGGGCCGGCGGCGCTCGCCATGACCGACGGCCGCTGGGCGGTCGGCGGCATGGACCGCAACGGCCTGCGGCCCATGCGCTATACGATCACCAGCGACGGCCTGCTGATCGCCGGCTCCGAGACCGGCATGGTCAAGGTCGACGAGAGCACCGTCGTCGAGAAGGGCCGGCTCGGGCCGGGGCAGATGATCGCGGTCGACCTGGCCGAGGGCAAGCTGTACCACGACCGGGAGATCAAGGACCACCTCGCCTCCCAGCATCCCTACGACAAGTGGGTCGGCAACATCACCGAGCTGGACAGCCTGGTGAAGGCGGCCCCGGCGGAATCCGCCGTGCTGGCCAAGGACGAGCTGCGCCGCCGCCAGCTCGCGGTCGGCATCACCATGGAGGACCTGGAAACCGTCCTCCACCCGATGGTGGACGAGGCCAAGGAAGCGATCGGCTCCATGGGCGACGACAGCCCGATGGCGGTGCTGTCTGACAAGTACCGGGGCCTTCACCACTTCTTCCGGCAGAACTTCAGCCAGGTCACCAACCCGCCGATCGACAGCCTGCGGGAACGCCGGGTGATGAGCCTGCGCACGCGGCTGGGCAACCTGGGCAACATACTGGAGGAGGATGCGACCCAGTGCAGCCTGCTCCAGCTCGAAAGCCCCGTGCTGACGACCGCCGAGTTCCGCGCCATGCGCGAGTACATGGGCGAGACCTCGGCGGAGATCGACTGCACCTTCGACGTCGCCGGCGGCCCCAACGCGCTGCGCGACGCGCTGCGCCGCATCCGGCAGGAGTCGGAGGACGCGGTGCGCGGCGGCGCCACCCACGTCATCCTGTCCGACGAGCAGGTCAGCGCCACCCGCGCGCCGATGCCGATGATCCTGGCGACCGGCGCGGTGCACACCCACCTCGTACGCCAGCAGCTCCGCACCTTCACGTCGCTGAACGTACGGACGTCCGAATGCATGGACGTACATTACTTCGCCGTGCTGATCGGCGTCGGCGGCACGACGGTCAACGCCTACCTGTCCCAGGAGGCGATCGCCGACCGGCATCGCCGCGGCCTGTTCGGCGACATGACGCTGGAGCAGTGCCTGTACCGCTTCAAGAAGGCGATCGACGAGGGCCTGCTGAAGATCATGTCCAAGATGGGCATCTCGATCATCAGCTCGTACCGCGGCGGCTGCAACTTCGAGGCGGTCGGCCTCAGCCGCGCGCTGGTCGCCGAGCATTTCCCCGGCATGGTCAGCCGCATCTCGGGCATCGGCCTCGCCGGCATCCAGAAGAAGGTCCTTGAGCAGCACGCGATCGCCTATTCCGAGGACGTCATCGCCCTGCCGATCGGCGGCTTCTACAAGTATCGCCGCAACGGCGAACGGCACGCCTGGGAAGCAGGATTGATCCACATGCTTCAGCAGGCGGTCGCGACCGACAGCTACGCGACCTTCAAGAAGTACACGGAGGCGACCAACAAGCGGCCGCCGATCCAGCTGCGCGACCTGCTGGACTTCCGCTCGACCCGCGAGGCCATCTCGGTCGACGAGGTTGAGAGCATCACGGCGCTGCGCAAGCGCTTCATCACGCCGGGCATGTCGCTGGGCGCCCTGTCGCCGGAGGCGCACGGCACCCTGAACGTCGCGATGAACCGCATCGGCGCCAAGTCCGACAGCGGCGAGGGCGGCGAGGACCCCGCGCGGTTCAAGCCGGACAAGAACGGCGACAACTGGAACTCGGCGATCAAGCAGATCGCGTCGGGCCGGTTCGGCGTCACCGCCGAATACCTCAACCAGTGCCGCGAGATCGAGATCAAGGTGGCCCAGGGCGCCAAGCCCGGCGAGGGCGGGCAGCTGCCCGGCTTCAAGGTGACCGAGATGATCGCGAAGCTGCGCCACTCGACCCCCGGCGTCATGCTGATCAGCCCGCCGCCGCACCACGACATCTACTCGATCGAGGATCTGGCGCAGCTCATCTACGACCTGAAGCAGATCAACCCGGACGCCAAGGTCTGCGTCAAGCTGGTGTCCCGGTCGGGCATCGGCACCATCGCGGCCGGGGTGGCGAAGGCCAACGCCGACGTGATCCTGGTCTCCGGCCATGTCGGGGGCACCGGCGCCAGCCCGCAGACCTCGATCAAGTATGCCGGCGTGCCATGGGAGATGGGCCTTAGCGAGGTCCACCAGGTCCTGACCCTGAACCGGCTGCGCCACCGGGTCCGGCTGCGCACCGACGGCGGCCTGAAGACCGGCCGCGACATCGTGATCGCCGCGATGCTGGGCGCCGAGGAGTACGGCGTCGGCACCGCCAGCCTGATCGCCATGGGCTGCATCATGGTCCGGCAGTGCCACAGCAACACCTGCCCGGTCGGGGTCTGCGTGCAGGACGAGGAACTGCGCAAGAAGTTCGTCGGCACGCCGGAGCGCGTCGTCAACCTGTTCAGCTTCCTGGCGGAGGAAGTCCGCGAGATCCTGGCGCAGCTGGGTTTCCGCACCCTGAACGAGGTGATCGGCCGGACCGACCTGCTGCACCAGGTCAGCCGCGGCGGCGCCCACCTGGACGATCTGGACCTCAACCCGCTGCTGGCCCAGGCCGATCCGGGCGACAGCGCGCGCTACTGCACCATGCAGGGCCGCAACGAGGTGCCGGACACGCTGGACGCCCGCATGATCGCCGACGCCCGCCCGCTGTTCGAGGAGGGCGAGAAGATGCAGCTGGCCTACAATGTGCGGAACACGCACCGGGCCATCGGCACCCGGCTGTCGGCCATGATCACGCGCAAGTTCGGCATGACCGGGCTCCAGCCCGGCCACGTCACGGTCCGCCTGCGCGGCTCGTGCGGCCAGTCGCTCGGCGCCTTCGCGGTGCAGGGCATGAAGCTGGAGGTGCTGGGCGACAGCAACGACTATGTCGGCAAGGGACTGTCGGGCGGCACCATCACCGTCCGGCCGACCACGAGCAGCCCGCTGAAGACCAACGAGAACACCATCATCGGCAACACGGTGCTGTACGGCGCCACGGCGGGCAAGCTGTTCGCCGCGGGCCAGGCCGGCGAGCGCTTCGCCGTCCGGAACTCGGGCGCCAAGGTGGTGGTGGAAGGCTGCGGCTCCAACGGCTGCGAGTACATGACCGGCGGCATCGCGGTGATCCTGGGCAGCGTCGGCGAGAACTTCGCGGCCGGCATGACCGGGGGCATGGCCTTCATCTACGACGAGGACGGCAGCTTCTCCCGCAAGGTCAACGAGGAGAGCGTGATCTTCCAGCGGATCGAGGTGCCCCACTACGAGGCGCTGCTGCGCGACCTGATCGCCGAGCATGTCGCCGAGACCCAGAGCAAGTTCGCCGAGCGCCTGCTCAACGACTGGCATCTGGTGCGCGATAATTTCTGGCAGGTCGTGCCCAAGGAGATGGTCCACCGGCTGGACGTGCCGGTGCGAGCCCCCCAGGCGGCCGACTGA
- a CDS encoding NAD(P)-dependent oxidoreductase, with amino-acid sequence MAQKMLQFVRTDQRMPDKRDAATRRHDFDEIYGEFDQKGAEEQSGRCSQCGVPFCQVHCPLHNNIPDWLKLTAEGRLEEAYELSSATSNLPEICGRICPQDRLCEGNCTIEQSTHGTVTIGSIEKYINDTAWERGWVKPRLPLRERGQSVAIIGGGPGGMSAAEQLRIKGYEVHVYDRYDRIGGLMMYGIPGFKLEKYVVSRRVQLLVDEGVIFHTGFEVGRDATLAELREKHDAVLIATGVYKARDLTVAGSDLGNIVPALQYLTTSNRQGLGDAVPDYDSGALNAAGKNVVVIGGGDTAMDCVRTAIRQGAKSVKCLYRRNRANMPGSQREVHNAEEEGVEFVWQSAPEGFEGKDGVVTGVRAHRIHLGVADASGRQTPQVIDGSAYTLEADLVIKALGFDPEDLPTLFGETGLKVSRWGTVTVNFRTMMTSLDGVFAAGDIVRGASLVVWAIRDGRDVAEHMHAYLLQKAEAGASAAVAAE; translated from the coding sequence ATGGCGCAGAAGATGTTGCAGTTCGTCCGGACCGACCAGCGCATGCCCGACAAACGGGATGCCGCGACGCGCAGGCACGACTTCGACGAGATCTATGGCGAGTTCGACCAGAAAGGCGCGGAGGAACAGTCCGGCCGATGCTCCCAGTGCGGCGTGCCGTTCTGCCAGGTCCATTGCCCACTCCACAACAATATCCCGGACTGGCTGAAGCTGACCGCCGAAGGACGGCTGGAGGAGGCCTACGAGCTGTCGTCGGCGACCAGCAACCTGCCGGAGATCTGCGGCCGCATCTGCCCGCAGGACCGCCTGTGCGAGGGCAATTGCACGATCGAGCAGTCGACCCACGGCACGGTCACCATCGGCTCGATCGAGAAATACATCAACGACACCGCGTGGGAGCGGGGCTGGGTCAAGCCGCGCCTGCCGCTGCGCGAGCGCGGACAGTCGGTCGCCATCATCGGCGGCGGCCCCGGCGGCATGTCGGCGGCCGAGCAGCTGCGCATCAAGGGGTACGAGGTCCACGTCTACGACCGCTACGACCGGATCGGCGGCCTCATGATGTACGGCATTCCCGGCTTCAAGCTGGAGAAATACGTGGTCAGCCGCCGCGTCCAGCTGCTGGTCGACGAAGGCGTCATCTTCCACACCGGGTTCGAGGTCGGCCGCGACGCCACCCTGGCCGAGCTGCGGGAGAAGCACGACGCCGTGCTGATCGCGACCGGCGTCTACAAGGCGCGCGACCTGACGGTCGCCGGCTCCGACCTGGGCAACATCGTGCCGGCGCTGCAGTACCTCACGACCAGCAACCGCCAGGGCCTGGGCGACGCGGTTCCCGATTATGACAGCGGCGCGCTGAACGCGGCCGGCAAGAACGTCGTCGTGATCGGCGGCGGCGACACGGCCATGGACTGCGTCCGCACGGCGATCCGCCAGGGCGCCAAGTCGGTCAAGTGCCTGTACCGCCGCAACCGCGCCAACATGCCGGGTTCCCAGCGCGAGGTCCACAACGCCGAGGAAGAGGGCGTCGAGTTCGTCTGGCAGTCCGCCCCCGAGGGCTTCGAGGGCAAGGACGGAGTCGTGACCGGCGTCCGCGCCCACCGCATCCATCTCGGCGTCGCCGACGCCAGTGGCCGGCAGACCCCGCAGGTGATCGATGGCTCCGCCTACACGCTGGAGGCCGACCTGGTGATCAAGGCACTGGGCTTCGACCCGGAGGACCTGCCGACCCTGTTCGGCGAGACCGGCCTGAAGGTCAGCCGCTGGGGCACCGTGACGGTGAATTTCCGCACCATGATGACCAGCCTGGACGGCGTTTTCGCCGCCGGCGACATCGTGCGCGGCGCCAGCCTGGTCGTGTGGGCGATCCGCGACGGCCGCGACGTCGCGGAGCACATGCACGCCTACCTGCTGCAGAAGGCCGAGGCCGGCGCGTCGGCCGCCGTCGCGGCCGAGTGA
- a CDS encoding complex I NDUFA9 subunit family protein, whose translation MSFRYRVATVFGGSGFIGRHLIKRLAKTGTVIRVATRHPSSANFLRMNGAVGQIIPIATNINDDASVAAAVRDADIVINLIGILYESGDNTFKATQGDAPGRIARAAKAAGAQRFVQVSAIGADADSASAYARTKAAGEQAVRDAFPEATILRPSIVFGPEDSFFNRFAAMARIFPALPLIGGGHTKFQPVYVGDVADAIMKALELPEARGKTYELGGPRVYTFKELMELVLAETRRKRFLVPVSWSLAELQGRILGKLPKPILTVDQVELLKSDNVVAPGAATIHDLGIDPTAAEVIIPTYLDRFRVGGRFSQRAGGYTA comes from the coding sequence ATGTCCTTTCGGTATCGGGTAGCCACGGTTTTCGGCGGGTCCGGGTTCATCGGCCGCCACCTGATCAAACGGCTGGCGAAGACCGGCACGGTGATCCGCGTCGCGACCCGCCACCCGAGCAGCGCCAATTTCCTGCGCATGAACGGCGCGGTGGGCCAGATCATCCCGATCGCGACCAACATCAACGACGACGCCTCGGTCGCGGCCGCGGTGCGCGACGCCGACATCGTGATCAACCTGATCGGCATCCTCTACGAATCCGGCGACAACACCTTCAAGGCGACGCAGGGCGATGCGCCCGGCCGGATCGCCCGCGCCGCCAAGGCGGCCGGCGCCCAGCGGTTCGTGCAGGTCTCCGCGATCGGGGCCGACGCCGACTCCGCCTCGGCCTACGCCCGGACCAAGGCCGCCGGCGAGCAGGCGGTGCGCGACGCCTTCCCGGAAGCCACGATCCTGCGGCCCAGCATCGTCTTCGGACCCGAGGACAGCTTCTTCAACCGGTTCGCGGCGATGGCCAGGATCTTCCCCGCCCTGCCCCTGATCGGCGGCGGCCATACGAAGTTCCAGCCGGTCTATGTGGGCGACGTCGCCGACGCGATCATGAAGGCGCTGGAACTGCCGGAAGCCCGGGGCAAGACCTATGAGCTGGGGGGCCCGCGGGTCTACACCTTCAAGGAACTCATGGAGCTCGTGCTGGCGGAGACGCGGCGCAAGCGCTTCCTGGTCCCGGTCTCCTGGTCTCTGGCGGAGCTCCAGGGCAGGATACTGGGCAAGCTGCCCAAGCCGATACTGACGGTGGATCAGGTCGAGCTGCTGAAGTCCGACAACGTCGTGGCGCCGGGTGCGGCGACGATCCACGACCTGGGCATCGACCCGACCGCGGCGGAGGTCATCATCCCCACATATCTGGACCGTTTCCGGGTCGGGGGACGCTTCTCCCAGCGCGCGGGCGGCTACACCGCCTGA